A stretch of Manis javanica isolate MJ-LG chromosome 1, MJ_LKY, whole genome shotgun sequence DNA encodes these proteins:
- the IL36RN gene encoding interleukin-36 receptor antagonist protein, giving the protein MVLSGALCFRMKDAALKVLYLHDGQLLAGGLHAGKVIKGEEISVVPSRALDATLSPVILGVQGGRQCLSCGMGQEPALTLEPVNIMELYLGAKDSKSFTFYRRDTGLTSSFESAAFPGWFLCTVPEADQPLRLTRLPENVSLGDPITDFYFQQCD; this is encoded by the exons ATGGTCCTGAGTGGGGCGCTGTGCTTCCG AATGAAAGATGCAGCTCTGAAGGTGCTTTACCTGCATGATGGCCAGCTTCTAGCAGGAGGGCTGCATGCAGGGAAGGTCATTAAAG GTGAGGAGATCAGTGTTGTCCCCAGTCGTGCTCTGGATGCCACGCTCTCTCCAGTCATCCTGGGTGTCCAGGGGGGCAGGCAGTGCCTGTCGTGTGGGATGGGGCAGGAACCAGCTCTGACACTAGAG CCAGTAAACATCATGGAGCTCTACCTTGGTGCCAAGGATTCCAAAAGCTTCACCTTCTACCGGAGGGACACGGGGCTCACCTCCAGCTTTGAGTCAGCTGCCTTCCCAGGCTGGTTCCTCTGCACTGTGCCTGAAGCGGACCAGCCTCTCCGGCTCACCCGGCTCCCGGAGAACGTCAGCTTGGGGGACCCCATCACGGACTTTTATTTCCAGCAGTGTGATTAG